The following is a genomic window from Deltaproteobacteria bacterium.
CAACGTGCGCATGCTGATCCCGATGGTCTCGGCGATCGAGGAGCTGCGCCGCGTGCGCGAGCTCGTGGAGGAGGCGAAGCGCGAGCTCAGCGCGGCGGAGGTGCCGTTCGATCCGAAGCTGCCGGTGGGCGTGATGATCGAGGTGCCGTCGGCCGCGGTGATCGCCGACGCGCTCGCGCGCGAATGCGACTTCTTCTCGATCGGGACGAACGACCTCACGCAGTACACGCTCGCCGTCGACCGCGGCAACGAGCGCGTCGCGCACCTGTATGACTCGCTGCACCCCGCCGTGCTCTCGCTGATCGACCGCAGCGTGCGCGCCGCGCGCAAAGCCGGAATCGCGATCTCGGTGTGCGGCGAGATGGCGAGCAATCCGCTCGCAGTGCCGATCCTCGTGGGCCTCGGCCTCGGCGAGTTATCAGGCGTCGCGAGCGCCGTGCCGCTCGTGAAGGAGATCGTGCGCGCGCTCGACAGCGCGACCGCCGCCGACGACGCGCGCCGCGCGCTCGAAGCCGCGACCGTCTCCGAAGTGCGCGCCATCTCCGCCGCGCGCCTCGCGCAGTCGGGGCTGTTCGATCATCCGGATCTCGGCGAGTTCCTGCGCACCGCGGTGCAGGGCGCGGGAGGGAACGGGGGCGGGCGCGCTTGAGTGAGCGCGACTCGTTCTTCGAGAAGCTGCGCTGCGAGGTCGCTGCGTTCTATCTCACGGAGCCAGGCAATCCGTACCGAGGCTCGGGCCGCTCGAAGGGCGCGGCGCGCTGGGAAGAGACGCGGCGCTGCATCGCAGACGCGCTTCACCGCGATGGCGACTTCCTCGACGTGGGCTGTGCGAACGGCCTCCTGCTCGAGTCGCTACTCGGCTGGGCGCGCGAGCGTGGAGTCGCGCTGCGCGCGCATGGCGTCGACTTCGTGCCCGAGCTCGTCGCGCTCGCGCAGCAGCGAGTGCCGCAAGGCACGTTCACCGTCGCGAACGCGTTCTACTGGACGCCGCAGCGCAGCTACGACTTCGTGCGTACCAACCTCGAGTACGTGCCGCGCGAGGACTGGGTGGAGTTCGCGCGGCGGCAACTCACATGGGTGGCGCCCGGCGGGCGCC
Proteins encoded in this region:
- a CDS encoding class I SAM-dependent methyltransferase, which codes for MSERDSFFEKLRCEVAAFYLTEPGNPYRGSGRSKGAARWEETRRCIADALHRDGDFLDVGCANGLLLESLLGWARERGVALRAHGVDFVPELVALAQQRVPQGTFTVANAFYWTPQRSYDFVRTNLEYVPREDWVEFARRQLTWVAPGGRLILCHYRNEHLGEKAADVAGVLREAGGPLTGRGSAPGVEIAWTQREGAR